From a region of the Alosa sapidissima isolate fAloSap1 chromosome 9, fAloSap1.pri, whole genome shotgun sequence genome:
- the LOC121719306 gene encoding uncharacterized protein LOC121719306, producing the protein MAAEHICACFICGNKTSTLHFLPKKEESRTKWLEFIFGTPPAKYSPNLVLCSNHFDHSDFYNFGAYSSGFASKLLLKPGSVPSQRSSTSTQGSTSQTLGTTPIHTSTQTDPPSCACRATQLSMGTLGHHVRSKGTQTESFMRTASIATSTSDATWGPATSTPIKAVHPRPAKRPRVDEEEESDISTILPEPQDSTYDPAQSISNVTEASQPTDTSLTGYKDSKYIVFEKNLMELFETCPDCRRLSDVRTYRRGTFLAIDQKCHHCQFSRQWKSQPAIGSSPVGNIILSAAIYFTGSSYFQVQKIFQAMHLQNISYSAFRRHASSYLETAVIHQWHQYQEAE; encoded by the exons ATGGCGGCGGAACACATTTGTGCTTGTTTTATCTGTGGCAATAAGACATCAACATTGCATTTCTTGCCCAAGAAAGAAGAGTCAAGGACTAAATGGTTAGAATTTATCTTCGGAACACCACCAGCGAAGTATAGCCCTAATTTAGTTCTGTGTTCAAATCATTTTGACCACAGTGACTTTTACAACTTCGGTGCCTACAgtagtggttttgcatcgaagTTGTTATTAAAACCTGGATCTGTACCATCACAACGATCGAGCACAAGCACACAGGGG agcacatcacaGACATTGGGGACAACCCCCATTCATACCAGCACCCAAACAGACCCACCTAGCTGTGCATGTcgggctacacagctttctatgggtacattaggtcatcacgttagaagcaaag gtacccaaacagaatccTTTATGAGAACTGCGAGTATTGCCACAAGTACCTCTGATGCAACATGGGGCCCTGCTACCTCTACGCCCATCAAGGCTGTCCACCCAAGGCCAGCAaaaagacctcgggttgatgaagaggaggaaagtGACATCTCCACAATTTTACCTGAACCCCAGGACTCCACGTATGATCCAGCACAGTCAATCAGCAATGTAACAGAAGCATCACAGCCCAC TGATACGTCTTTAACTGGATACAAAGACTCCAAGTACATAGTATTTGAGAAGAACCTTATGGAACTTTTTGAAACGTGTCCAGACTGTCGCCGGTTGTCGGATGTGAGGACCTACAGACGGGGAACATTTTTGGCCATCGACCAAAAATGCCATCACTGCCAGTTTTCCAGGCAATGGAAGAGCCAGCCAGCGATTGGAAGCTCCCCTGTAGGCAACATAATACTGTCTGCTGCCATATATTTCACCGGCTCCTCATATTTCCAAGTGCAAAAG atatttcaagccatgcatctGCAAAACATCAGCTACTCAGCATTCCGTAGGCATGCAAGCAGTTATCTGGAAACAGCTGTGATCCACCAATGGCACCAGTACCAAGAAGCAGAATGA